GTATTTGTATGCGAATCGGACTGGTTGGATACGGCAAAGGTGGCCGCGTTTTTCATGCACCCCTGATAGCCAGCTTGCCGGGGGCGACCTTTGTCGGGGTGGTGACGCGTTCACCTGAACGTCGCGAGCAACTGGCGACGGACCACCCCGGTGTCAAAGCCTTTGACAGTATCGGGCAGATCACCGATGCGGGCGTTGATGCCCTGGTGATCTCCACCACCCTCAAGGGCCGCCCGGCGCTGGTGCTGGAGGCCATTGAGCACGGTGTGGCGGTGGTCAGCGACAAACCTTTCGCCAGCAACGCCGAACAGGCACAAGCCTTGATTACCGCCGCCGAGCGCCAGGGCGTGCTGCTCAGTGTCTACCAGAACCGCCGCTGGGACTCGGACTTCCTGACCGTGCGCAAGCTGATCGATGCCGGCGCCCTGGGTACCGTGACCCGCTTCGAGTCCCGTGTGGAGCGCTACAACCCAGGCTCGGTGGGCAATGCCAGCGGCGGTGGTTTCCTGCGGGATTTGGGCAGCCATTTGGTGGACCAGGCCATGCAGCTGTTCGGCCCGGTGGAGCGGGTGTTCGCGCAGTTGCACTACACCGCGGATGAGCCCAACGTGGACCACGGCTTTTTTGTATCGTTGACCCACGCCAACGGGGTGGTTTCACACCTGTGGGGCAGTGCCCTGCAAAACAGCCAGGCCCCGCGTTTTCGGGTGAATGGCACGGCCGGTTGCTACACCGTCGAAGGGCTGGACGGCCAGGAAGACGCGCTGTTGGCCGGCAAGACCCCGAAAACCGAAGGCGAGCACTGGGGCGCCGAAGAACATCGACGCTGGGGCTGGTTTGAGCAAGGCGAGGAACGCGAGCGGGTCCCGTCGGAAAAGGGCCGCTGGAACCAGTTCTACAGTCAGCTGCAAAGCGCGGTGGAAGGCCATGGTCCATTGCCGGTGGATGCGCGGGATGCGTTGGCAACCACCCGTGTGCTGGATGCCGCGCGCCTCAGCTCCGAGCGTCAGCAGGTCGTGGAAATGGCTGATGTGGAGCGTCAAAGATGAAAAATAGAATAAAATTCTAAAACAGGTTGATATGGAAATTATTTTCCAATAAAGTCATTCCAGGTTGCATAAAGTACG
This genomic window from Pseudomonas sp. Bout1 contains:
- a CDS encoding Gfo/Idh/MocA family oxidoreductase produces the protein MRIGLVGYGKGGRVFHAPLIASLPGATFVGVVTRSPERREQLATDHPGVKAFDSIGQITDAGVDALVISTTLKGRPALVLEAIEHGVAVVSDKPFASNAEQAQALITAAERQGVLLSVYQNRRWDSDFLTVRKLIDAGALGTVTRFESRVERYNPGSVGNASGGGFLRDLGSHLVDQAMQLFGPVERVFAQLHYTADEPNVDHGFFVSLTHANGVVSHLWGSALQNSQAPRFRVNGTAGCYTVEGLDGQEDALLAGKTPKTEGEHWGAEEHRRWGWFEQGEERERVPSEKGRWNQFYSQLQSAVEGHGPLPVDARDALATTRVLDAARLSSERQQVVEMADVERQR